The nucleotide sequence ATTTTGGAATCAAAATAATCTCTACACATACTACTAAAAAATCATGGAAATTAATAAGAAAGCTAAAAAGACTACCTCCTTTGCAGAAAAAGATGAAATTTTTATGCTTTAATTCACAATCTTCAATTAAATTATCAAAAGCCACTGAAAGATGACGAGTTCTTGTTAACCATTAACGATCACAACCTTCAATTCCATACCCAATTAAGAAAATCTGCTGTAAATCAAAAAACCCAATTCGGTATAAGCATTATTTCACCCAATTATCACCGAAGGGGGGTCGCCGGAGGAAGAGATACGACGGAGATGTGGGGTGGCGGAGGAGATGTGGGGAACCGAGCACAGCTAGGTGAACAGAGGTGGAGATGGAGATCGATGTGGTGGCTTCGACGGTGGCGTGCTGGATTCGACAGGAAGATGGCAGCCGTGTGTGGAGGTGGAGATCAATTGAGGTGTTGGCTGGATGGATGCTAGGGTTTTGTTTTGAAAGGGCAGAGAGAGGAAGGAAGAGGATAGAAGACCTTTGAAGACAATAGTCCACATCTGTTTGGGGAAGAGGTCTTaaagaccttttttaatgaaaacaCTTCAAGAAAACAAACACACTGCAGACTTAAACGTCTGTGCGTGGTCTGCGTGAGGCAGACATAAGAGGTTCTGAAGTGCTTTTGacaaaaaacaaacagcaccttagttAAATTTAGTTCTTAAACCAATTCACTCAAATCAACTCTTgaaatttatttttctttcaatttagtttactttagtgaagttagacatacatcgagatagcacatattccacaaactccctgtgttcgatacccacttaccgctagctaattagttgtaattggattaaatttgattgtgactaCGACATCACGTCAGGTTTTGAAAGCAATGAAGAAAAGATGGAATGGGGAAATGGGTTGTTAGGGAAAAGACATAACTGCCCTCAGGTTTTGCACGTGACAGGGTTTAACAGTTAAAATGGATGGCGTTTAGGGGCGGGGAGCAAAATCATGAAGGccttcatagatcagggagtaaaatggctattttgaaaggtttggggcaaaaccgttaaagtgaccaaaccatagggagtaaaacggaagtttactctttattttataaGAGCATCTCCAATGCATTTGGTTGCAAATGTTCATAAATGTGCCACATTTCCATCTATCCTttaaggctacacggtatgggctTTGATTGCCCTCCACCTTAGCAAATTTTCTATCAATAGTGCCCCCCACACCATACCATGGACGCTATTGATTGTCAGCCATTGCAATAACGAGCATTCGCGAGTTGTGTGAGTGTGTGTGAAACATTTAATAAAGGGGGCACTATTGATGGAGTACAAGAATAAGGTGCTCCATATCCCATACCATGCTAGACAATAAAACCCTATGATTGACGTGACGCAATAAACCCTCTAATGAGCTCCAACTATACCCCTCCAGCCTAAATACACTCATTTTCTCTCTAATCCTAACTATAATTAAAATTCTGTGTGTAATATTGGTTGTGTGTGAGATGGGCCCACCACCATTCCATCGATTGAGTTTGGATTTTTGGACACTcacaaacaaacacccttttggTGAGGAACTCCAATGGGGGATTGAATTTCATGTTTGCCACCCATGACCCGACTACCAAAGTGCTCGCAGCCATCCATCCGTTTGAGCCCGTTGGAGGTGCTTTAAGGGTTATAATTTGATATAACTATATACTTAAAAATTTAGTTTATTAAACAATAACAATATTAGGTTAATAAATTATAAGTAACTAAAACattattataatttatatatttttagctGTCTAGTTAAATTTTCAAAACGTTACCAACGAGGCACTACCCTAGCGGTATCCGGATGACTTTTTATTTAGGGGAGGTTGCCGGTTGGAGTCTCGTTCATGACAAACTATCATGCGCAAGTCATGGTTTTACCACAGTGGGCCTTCGGCATTGGGTTTCTCCAGGAATTGATGACGGGCCGggtcaccagcgttgtctgagaTCACAAGTGTGGGTGGTCTTTTGCCTGTGAGAGTACCGGGGTGCAGTGGCAGAGCTGGCCCATTAATTTAAGTGTATCCCAAAAAAAAACCAGGCaattataaaaaacaataataaataaagtaaaacaaatacctaatagatgTGTCCTCTTTTTttatagcttgaaatcgttccattacatcgtcgtcttttactttatcaaaaGTTTAATTTTCGACTGTacaaaccatagcattgttcaGATATTACgggcccattcgattgcgtaaatccatCTTGACATGcttaaatttagaaaaaaaaatatacttcaacggttgcggttgcgcCCGGTACAACCAAAGCTAGCTTCACTACTCGATAAACCAAAGGACAAGAACTGTGTGTTCCCGTTTCTACCATAAGACGAGCAAGATCACTTATTCAACTATAATATCGCAGAATCGTTCTGCGTCTTGGGTTAACTTtattatagagtaaattacaaaaatcgtcctttatgtacgtcacttattgcaaactgtgtcatttgtcttcaataattacagaaaatgtactcgatgtttgcaaacccttccAAGTTATGtactttagccctaactcagttaattttgtggttaaatatgaccaaatggaccccacatgagagtaaaatgaccaaaataccctcatgtgaggtccatttggtcagatttaaccacaaaattaactaagttagggCTAAGGACATAatttgcaagggtttgcaaacatcgagtacgttttctgtaattattgaagacaaaggacatagtttacaataagtgacatacataaaggacgatttttgtaatttactccttTATTAATTATATTCAGGGACTCCtttcaattttattatttttgatttgGACTTATTTTATCATTCGGGCATAATTATTCTACAAGTTTTTGGGTTGAAAATGTTTGAACTTATAAAAAAATGGGATTTTAGTAATACCAAGTATCCTATTGTTTGGTTAAAGGTATCCTCGTATTTTTTTAGGTGTATCCTTTATATAAAACCGGAAAAAAAAACACTACAAATAtggggttgagccgtagcccgtgctataCGGCTCATAATACTATGGTTCCGCTCCTGGGTGGCCGGACTTTGTTGAATGTTATAAAAAAGTTTTCAAAACGTTTTTTCTGACAACCCCACCTTTTGTAATTTTTCGGAGGTTGCTGAATTTTAATCATATAAAAGTAGTTTAAACGGTTATCCACGGAAAAGAAAAAATATACatagtttaattatttatttattttttcctAGAAGTTGCCGACTAGAGGACCTATAACATTAATTGCTTACATTATCCACTACCTTGAGAGATGAAATACTACAGAGAGTCATTGAATGCAACTGTGCAAGCTTGAGGCAAACTTAGCCACAGCCGACTAGTTAGTTATGGAAGACTATGGCAATTTTTATCTGGTCGTTGTGGGTGGAGTGATCTTGTGGACAAGTGCCTTCTTGTTAACAAGAAAGATGTTCCCAAAATGGTCATTTAATTTGTGTAAACGTATGGTTTCCACAATTCATGCTGTTTTTGCAGTCATCTTGTGTTCTATATTTGTTCAAgatacccatggcattatagcctagtggtatcttggtggtgggataaggcttatgaccattaggttaTGGGTTCGATACCCATAAAGGGGGGTTTTTCccaaatttattgggtttcctcctgaattggtgtataggcattattgcctagtggagatggatagtGGTcagtcagtgatccaaatttgccgtttaaaaaaaaaaaatctgttcAAGATTGGAGATGCCCCGTATGTCCCTTGGCTTCAAACTCTTCCCCTCTTCAGGTTCGACTTCGATCTATAAAATTTTCAAATCTTGTTAATTTACTTCCTTTAATTTTGTCCAAATCTTCAACTTatagtattgtttttttttttgttcaaacaGATGAGAATTTTAGAACTCAGTCTTGCTTATTTCATCTATGATTTAGTATGTTGTTGGCTCGACAATAATATAGGTATCGATAATTTGGCTCATCATTTAGTTAGCATTGTTGGAATTGGAGCAGGTCTTGCTTATGAAATGGTACActtttgatttcttttattaaatCCAATTTGAATTCCACTTTTTTATTAAGTTTCCATGAATCAATTGTAGTGTGGATCAGAAATTGTGGCTACATTGTTGATCACCGAGATATCGAGTCCATTTCTCCATTTAAGAGAGCTTCTCAAAGAACTTGGTTATAAAAACACTCTTCTCAATTTAGCAGCTGATGTTAGTTCCTTTTAGTTTCTCAACTCTTAATTGATGGCAACTTTAAAGAATTTTCGCTCCTTTTGCACCGTTACAATTATGTTATATTTCATTAACTTGGTTACAACTATTTTATGAACTTACAGGTTTCATTTGCGGTGATTTTCACACTTGCAAGAATGTGTGTTGGACCATATCTCTGTTATGTTACAATGTCTGCCAAGAATCCTATTCTCATCAAGGTATCATTTCACACATTTTGTGAAGAATTCTAAGATTGATGATTCAATGAGTTGTACTATACACCTCCTGAAAAGTGTCTCTATCTTAGACCATGTGTATGCTCTAAAACTGAAAGTCGACGTTAATATTGATGGTGTGAAGGCAGTGGGCATGGGACTTCAGTTAGTGAGTGCTTTTTGGTTCTACAAGATTGCAAAAGTGGTGAAATACAAATTGATTACAAAATCCACATTCAAAACCTGTTAAATCAAGCCCATTAATGTATTGAAGTTTTTAGACCCGTTTTAAAGAGGCCATATGAATTTAGCAATTTAATTAGAAGAAGTTTTCCAAATTTCCCTTCATTAGGAACTAGGGGAATTCGAGCACTACAAGCAAATAGAGAGCTTACATACATAAACTcgagaaataataataataataataataataataataataataataataataataataataataagcatATATATAATTATCTAGTTATACTTAATTAGCTATTCGACAGTTCTTCCTCACTTCGCCGTTATAACCAGTGAGG is from Helianthus annuus cultivar XRQ/B chromosome 9, HanXRQr2.0-SUNRISE, whole genome shotgun sequence and encodes:
- the LOC110879592 gene encoding TLC domain-containing protein 5, yielding MEDYGNFYLVVVGGVILWTSAFLLTRKMFPKWSFNLCKRMVSTIHAVFAVILCSISVQDWRCPVCPLASNSSPLQMRILELSLAYFIYDLVCCWLDNNIGIDNLAHHLVSIVGIGAGLAYEMCGSEIVATLLITEISSPFLHLRELLKELGYKNTLLNLAADVSFAVIFTLARMCVGPYLCYVTMSAKNPILIKAVGMGLQLVSAFWFYKIAKVVKYKLITKSTFKTC